The Sedimentibacter sp. zth1 DNA segment GATTAACAATTTCAAGAAACTGTCTAGAAGATATAGATTTTATTTCTATGTGTCCAAATATTACTTACTTAGATTTATCTGGTAACAAAATCAGTAATATAGATAGTTCATTAAAATTAAAAAAATTAAATGAAGTTAATTTCAGTGATAACAATATAACTGATGCAAATATATTGGACAACATGAAAAATTTAAAAATTATAGATATATCTGATAATCCAATTAAAAATTAAGAGGTAGTCTTATATAACACTATATCTTTACATAGTGTACTAGAAAAATATTTAAATTCTGTTTTGTTTTAATATACATATTGTAATATTGAAATGTATGAGTATTTAGTATTTGACATAGAATTAGGAAATGTATCTACATGTATTAAAATTTAATTATATATAATGCATATGTTTAAATATTATGGTCGTTTTGTAATCACGACACCTAACAACATGTTCCCGCAAGGGTGCCTAGTAGGAACGGTCAGAGTAAGAGAGTCAGCACCACATTCCTCAACCTAAGCGCGTCGCGACAGTCGTTGCATTAGCCCTTAGCAGGGCATGAGCAACTCCTTCTGGAGGTTGAGAAACGTCGGGAACATAGGGGCGTTAGAAGAAATAGTTATTATGAAAGAGAGATTTAGAGTAATGAGTAAAAAGAAAACTGTTGGAAAATGTGCTTTATGCAAAAAAAAGAATATAGAATTAAGAAATAGTCATATCGTGCCACGACTTGTATATCAACGTATTAAATCTCATCCAAATACACGATTTAGAAATATTTTTAGTATAAAAGATATTTATCAAGATGGCGAGAAGAAACCAATGTTATGTGCAGAATGTGAAAAATTCTTTAATAATTATGAGACTACTTATATTTTGTATTTTCAATTGTTTACAATGAATTAATATCATTTATATCTAAATTAATTTTATTACTACTTATATGTCCCATGTAATATTTTTTCATATTTCCACTCATTAAATCATAAAGTATTTCATGTGGATCATCTACAACATAATTTCTATCTTGTATAGCTTTGCAATGCTCACAAACATTACAAACATATGTTTATGGCATAATAAAAGTACACAGTATAGCCGCCTAAAAATGCATAGTATAAAATGTTAAAAAAAGACACTTGCTAACAACCAAACAATCCGTTATCGTTATGTTTGATAAGAACTAACGAAGGAGAACGAAAGGATGTTAAAAGTGCCTCAACAAGATTATATCAAATATTTAAGAGAATTTGAAGACCTAAATATTAACCAAATTAAAGAAAAGCTAAATATTAATTGGAGAACAGCAAAAAAATATGCTGATAAAGATAATTGGAATGAGCCAATAAAAAAGAGAACAAAAAAATCACCAGTAATGGAACCATACAAAGAAATAGTTGATACATGGTTAAATGAAGATAAATTAGTACCTAAAAAGCAAAGGCATACAGCGAAAGCAATATATAATAGATTATGTAATGAACATGGATTTAAAGGTGGATATAGAACAGTATGTGCCTATGTAGAAAAAACTAAAGCATTAATGAAAATTGAAAGTTCACCGTCATATGAAAGGCTTGAACATGAACCAGGAGAAGCACAGGTTGATTTTTACACAATGCAAGTTAGTAAGGAAGCAAATTTTGTCGATGTAAAAGTATTGGTATTAAGCTATCCATATAGCAATAATGCTTTTGTACAACCAGTTCCATCAGAAAACCAAGAGTGTTTTTTAGAAGGATTAAAAAAGCTATTTAAGAAATCAGGTGGTGTGCCTCAGTCAATATGGTTTGATAATTTATCAGCAGCAGTAGTAAAAATACAAAAAGGTGATGAAAGAATATTAACCGATAGCTTTTTAAGATTTAAAAGTCATTATGGCTTTAAATCAATATTTTGCAATGCAGCAGCTGGAAATGAAAAAGGAAATGTAGAGAATAAATGTGGATATGTAAGACGAAATTTTTGTGTTCCAATACCAATATTTAAAAGCTTTGAAACATTGGAAAATGAACTTGATAAGAGAACTAAAAAAGATATGCAACGTGTACATTACGCAAAAGATCAAAAGATACATGAATTATGGGAAGAAGATAAAAAGAATTTAAAAAAGTTACCAGATACAGAATATGAAATATATAGATTAGAAAGTAAAACTGTTAATAAATACGGTGAAATCAAGGTAGATAATACAGATATAAAGATATTTGGAGTCAATATAGGTACAAGCCTTCCTGTAAAGGTTACATGGGACAAAATAGATATATTAGACACAAAATATAACATGATTACATCAATACCAAGACCATATACAGATAAAATCCATGAGGTTCCATGGATAGAAGTATTTAAAGGATATAGTAAAAAGCCAAGAAGTGTAATACATTCACAATTTACAAAGATGTTACCAAAAGAACTAAAAGAATATATAAGCATAGAAAATTTAGATGTTCGAAAAGAAAGAATATCAGCCTGTATTAATTGGTTAAATGTATACAATATCAAGGACATATCAGTATGTATAGGACAATATAATCATAACAATAGTATTTCAACGATAACCGCTGCTTTATACGATAATTCTGAACATAGTGGAATTTACAAAAGTGATATAAATGAAAATTACACTCCAAAGGATATAAAAGAATCATCAATAAATTTATGCAAATATAATAAATTATCACATGGAGGTGTAAGTGTTGAATAATGAAGCAATAAAGGATATATGTAAACAGTTAAAAATAGCATATATAGATGATTTAATTGAAACTAGTACAACTAAGCAAAAAGAATATATTTATGAGGTTTTAAATGCTGAAATAGAAGGCAGAAAAAGAGCTAAACTTAGCAAATTATTAAAAACATCAAATATTCCTCAAATTAAAACATTTGAAGGATATAAATTTGACGAAATAATCTTTCCATCAACATGTAACAAAGAAAGATTAATATCATTAGAATGGATAAAAAATAAGGAAAACATAGTTTTAATGGGTAACGTAGGAACTGGTAAAACACATATGGCTACGGCCTTATCAATAGAGGCTTGCAGGAAAGGACTAAATGTACAATTTTTTAGGGTTTCTGAACTCGTTGAAACTTTAGTATATAAATATAATCAGGGTAACATACGTCAATTTAGAAACAGATTGAAGAAAAATGAATTGTTAATTTTAGATGAAGTTGGGTATGTACCATTTGATAAAATAGGATCAGAATTATTGTTTAATGTAATATCAGAATGTTATGAAAAGCAAAGTATAATTGTAACTACAAACCTTGAGTTTGGTCAATGGTCATCGGTTTTTGGAGATACAAAACTTACTGCTGCCTTGATTGATAGACTTGTGCATCATGCGAGCATTGTTTCTTTCCCAGGTGAAAGCAACAGGCTTGCACAAGCACTAACTAATCAAAAATAATATATAAATTTGTAGCAAGTGCACTATGCAAAAAAAAGAAGCTACATTGTGTATTTTTTACTTGCAAAACACACAAACATATTCACAATCAGATGATTTACTGTATTTTAATTCTATATTTTTATAGGTTTTTGCTAAATAATTATCTACACTTGGTAAGTATCCTATACCAATAAAACTTGTATTTAAATCAATAGATTCAGAAGCTTGTTCTATGTCATAATCTATAAAGTAAGACATGACAGTTGTTTTTTTATGACATTTCCAGCACTCTCTTTCCCAGGAGTAAAGATTAATACCATTGTTTTTAATAAAATTATATATTATTGTACTACTAGATATATTATGTGTATCAATTTTATGTTTTTGAACAAATTCAGCTACAATTCCATGTTCAGAGGTTGTTTTATTATTTTCATTTGAATTATTTATATTGTTTGAAATATTGTTTTTCTTTGATACTTTAGTTTTATGATTATATTTAAATAGTTTAAAAATATATTTCATTATAATATTTAATATAATAGTAATCAGTAATGCTAATATAAAAGTATATAAAAATCTCCATTTTCCCATGATATATTGACATACTATAGTTTTAATATAAGAAGAATTAGGAATCGTGTTAAAAATATAATTTGAGAGAATAAAACATCTAAATAACATACTTAAATCTAAAATTATTATTAAAAACT contains these protein-coding regions:
- the istA gene encoding IS21 family transposase, which gives rise to MLKVPQQDYIKYLREFEDLNINQIKEKLNINWRTAKKYADKDNWNEPIKKRTKKSPVMEPYKEIVDTWLNEDKLVPKKQRHTAKAIYNRLCNEHGFKGGYRTVCAYVEKTKALMKIESSPSYERLEHEPGEAQVDFYTMQVSKEANFVDVKVLVLSYPYSNNAFVQPVPSENQECFLEGLKKLFKKSGGVPQSIWFDNLSAAVVKIQKGDERILTDSFLRFKSHYGFKSIFCNAAAGNEKGNVENKCGYVRRNFCVPIPIFKSFETLENELDKRTKKDMQRVHYAKDQKIHELWEEDKKNLKKLPDTEYEIYRLESKTVNKYGEIKVDNTDIKIFGVNIGTSLPVKVTWDKIDILDTKYNMITSIPRPYTDKIHEVPWIEVFKGYSKKPRSVIHSQFTKMLPKELKEYISIENLDVRKERISACINWLNVYNIKDISVCIGQYNHNNSISTITAALYDNSEHSGIYKSDINENYTPKDIKESSINLCKYNKLSHGGVSVE
- the istB gene encoding IS21-like element helper ATPase IstB; this translates as MLNNEAIKDICKQLKIAYIDDLIETSTTKQKEYIYEVLNAEIEGRKRAKLSKLLKTSNIPQIKTFEGYKFDEIIFPSTCNKERLISLEWIKNKENIVLMGNVGTGKTHMATALSIEACRKGLNVQFFRVSELVETLVYKYNQGNIRQFRNRLKKNELLILDEVGYVPFDKIGSELLFNVISECYEKQSIIVTTNLEFGQWSSVFGDTKLTAALIDRLVHHASIVSFPGESNRLAQALTNQK